Within the Arthrobacter sp. UKPF54-2 genome, the region AAATCTAAGCATACTTAGCACTTCGCCGATCGGGGGCGTACCGTCACCGCACGAGGGCAAGCGCGAAGCCGTCCCAGCCCTTGGACCCGACCGTCTGGATCACGGTGGCGTCCAGCCGCGGGTCCTCCCCCATCATCTGCAGCGCCGCGACGATCCCCGGGGCGTTGACGGGGTCCAGGGCGGGCTCCAAAACGGCGCCCTCCCAGACCACGTTGTCCATCACCACCGTGGTGCCGGGCCGGCCCAGCCGGATGGCCCAGTCCAGGTAGTGGGGGTTGTTTTCCTTGTCGGCGTCGATAAAGACGAAATCGAAGAGTCCGGCGTCCTCGGTTTCCAGTTCGCGCAGCGTGTCCAGGGCAGCGCCCACGCGCACGTCAACGAGGTGACCCAGGCCGGCCCGGTCGAGGTTGGCGCGGGCCACCTCGGCGTGCCGG harbors:
- a CDS encoding O-methyltransferase, translated to MIEHQPTSRWIAVEEYLSGVVVRPDQSLRHAVEAALAAGMPPIEVAPNAGKLLKLLVRLAGARRVLEIGTLAGFSTIWMAQGLPDDGRIVTCEYLPRHAEVARANLDRAGLGHLVDVRVGAALDTLRELETEDAGLFDFVFIDADKENNPHYLDWAIRLGRPGTTVVMDNVVWEGAVLEPALDPVNAPGIVAALQMMGEDPRLDATVIQTVGSKGWDGFALALVR